Proteins co-encoded in one Polynucleobacter sp. MWH-UH19D genomic window:
- the rplD gene encoding 50S ribosomal protein L4 — translation MELKLLQDNGTLGAGVQASPEVFEREYNEALVHQVVVAYQANARSGNRAQKDREQVKHTTKKPWRQKGTGRARAGMSSSPLWRGGGRIFPNSPEENFSQKVNKKMYRAGMRSILSQLAREGRLNVVDQFNLDAPKTKVLAEKVKAMGLDSVLIIVDQVSENLYLASRNLHKVAVVEPQHADPLALVQYKKVLVSKAAIAKIEELLK, via the coding sequence ATGGAACTTAAGCTTCTCCAGGACAACGGTACTTTAGGTGCGGGCGTACAAGCTTCACCAGAAGTATTTGAGCGTGAATATAACGAAGCATTGGTACACCAAGTTGTAGTGGCTTACCAAGCAAATGCACGTAGCGGTAACCGTGCACAAAAAGACCGTGAGCAAGTTAAGCACACAACCAAAAAACCTTGGCGTCAAAAAGGTACTGGTCGTGCACGTGCTGGTATGAGCTCTTCCCCGCTGTGGCGTGGGGGTGGTCGTATATTCCCAAATTCTCCAGAAGAGAATTTCAGCCAAAAAGTAAACAAGAAAATGTACCGCGCTGGTATGAGATCAATTTTGTCTCAGTTGGCTCGCGAAGGTCGTTTGAATGTGGTTGATCAATTCAATCTTGATGCTCCAAAGACCAAAGTTTTAGCTGAGAAAGTAAAGGCAATGGGCTTGGATTCAGTCTTGATCATTGTTGATCAAGTTAGTGAGAATTTGTACTTGGCATCACGTAACTTGCATAAAGTTGCCGTGGTTGAGCCACAGCACGCTGATCCATTAGCTTTGGTTCAATACAAAAAAGTATTAGTAAGCAAAGCAGCGATCGCAAAAATTGAGGAGTTGCTGAAATGA
- the rplW gene encoding 50S ribosomal protein L23 gives MSQVRKNDHNLMKVLLGPVISEKATMVAEKNEQVVFQVARDANKTDVKQAVELLFKVQVDSVQIVNQKGKPKRYGRFEGRRDHTKKAYVNLKPGQEINFEAEAN, from the coding sequence ATGAGCCAAGTGCGTAAAAACGATCACAACCTGATGAAGGTTCTGCTTGGTCCTGTTATCTCTGAAAAAGCCACTATGGTTGCAGAGAAAAACGAACAAGTAGTTTTCCAAGTAGCTCGCGACGCAAACAAGACCGATGTGAAACAAGCAGTTGAGTTGCTCTTCAAAGTGCAAGTTGATTCTGTTCAAATCGTGAATCAAAAAGGTAAGCCTAAGCGCTATGGCCGTTTTGAAGGTCGTCGTGACCACACTAAGAAGGCCTACGTGAATTTGAAGCCAGGTCAAGAAATTAACTTTGAAGCGGAGGCGAATTAA